Proteins from a single region of Actinomycetes bacterium:
- a CDS encoding right-handed parallel beta-helix repeat-containing protein, with amino-acid sequence MELRIFTRPGAPSPARRLVWPAFAGLAGLVVLAAVALAVPAWAAPSTLYVNRSDPACTDSGSGTASQPFCTISKGTSVATGGQTVLVSSGTYSGGVSVGHSGSSSAPVVVRSASGASVTVNGGTHGFTISSKSYVTIQGFTITGTSGAGIYAIGASHVTISGNHVTGAGHPASGQTAQGIKLNNTSDSLVQGNTTDHNSEAGISLTDGSTRNTVKGNESFANARGYVRAAPGIDVRAPGNAIIGNRCHDNEDTGIQSYTGGSNGLIVNNLAYGNGDHGIDDLNVTGQRIIGNTVYGNVTAGINVEGSSSGATVENNISVDNGIGSPRTHGDIRVDKNSVSGSRVDYNVTWLTRADTLYVWGSSSYTSLAAFRSATGQGTHDRQADPRFVSASGHNFHLTTGSPAIDAANSGVSGQQSSDLEGHARVDIPGTPNTGAGPRAFDDRGAYEFH; translated from the coding sequence ATGGAGCTGCGCATATTCACAAGGCCTGGCGCGCCGTCACCCGCCCGCCGTCTGGTCTGGCCCGCCTTCGCCGGTCTGGCCGGGCTTGTTGTGCTCGCTGCCGTGGCGCTGGCGGTGCCGGCCTGGGCCGCGCCGTCGACCCTCTATGTCAACCGGAGCGACCCGGCTTGCACCGACTCCGGCTCGGGGACCGCCTCACAGCCGTTCTGCACGATCAGCAAGGGTACGAGCGTGGCCACCGGCGGCCAGACCGTGCTGGTGTCCTCTGGTACCTACAGCGGCGGCGTCTCGGTGGGGCACTCCGGCAGCTCGAGCGCGCCGGTAGTGGTGCGGTCAGCGAGCGGCGCGAGCGTGACCGTCAACGGCGGCACGCACGGGTTCACCATCTCCTCCAAGAGCTATGTCACCATCCAGGGCTTCACCATCACCGGCACTTCGGGAGCTGGCATCTACGCCATCGGTGCCAGCCACGTCACCATCAGCGGCAACCACGTCACCGGAGCGGGCCACCCGGCGTCGGGCCAGACCGCCCAGGGCATCAAGCTGAACAACACCAGCGACTCGCTCGTCCAGGGCAATACCACCGATCACAACAGCGAGGCCGGGATCTCCCTGACCGACGGCTCGACCCGCAACACGGTCAAGGGCAACGAGAGTTTCGCCAACGCGCGCGGCTATGTGCGTGCCGCCCCCGGGATCGACGTGCGTGCCCCGGGGAACGCGATCATCGGCAATCGGTGTCACGACAACGAAGACACCGGTATCCAGTCCTACACCGGCGGCTCGAACGGGCTGATCGTCAACAACCTCGCCTATGGCAACGGCGACCACGGCATCGACGACCTGAACGTCACCGGTCAGCGGATCATCGGCAACACGGTCTACGGCAACGTCACCGCCGGGATCAACGTCGAGGGCAGCTCCTCCGGCGCGACGGTCGAGAACAACATCTCGGTCGACAACGGTATTGGCAGCCCCCGCACCCACGGTGACATCCGCGTCGACAAGAACTCTGTGTCGGGCTCGAGGGTGGACTACAACGTCACCTGGCTGACCCGTGCCGACACGCTGTATGTGTGGGGCTCGTCGAGCTACACCTCACTGGCGGCGTTCCGCTCGGCGACCGGGCAGGGCACCCACGACCGCCAGGCCGACCCCAGGTTCGTGAGCGCGAGCGGGCACAACTTCCACCTGACCACCGGCTCGCCCGCGATCGACGCGGCCAACTCCGGGGTGAGCGGGCAGCAGTCCAGCGACCTGGAAGGCCACGCCCGGGTCGACATTCCGGGCACGCCCAACACCGGCGCTGGCCCGCGCGCCTTCGACGACCGGGGCGCCTACGAGTTCCACTAG